TAagcaaatgatttttttctaacACGTTTCAACATTTACAAATAGTAAAATCCAATTTCTTCGATCTTTTAAAATTTAGCTTTCACATGTGTGGTAGATACGAAAGAAAATGACGAAATGAAGCACATGATCAAATTTAGATACATGTTTATCCACTTAAACATCTAGTTTTATTCATTAACATTTGAGATAGccattaagaataaaaaaaacattactaaGGAATCGTGATACAAGTGGTGTATGTTTACCTTGACTTATGCACATCGAGTTCGAGACTAGCTAACATTTTGATTTGATGTTGAAACTCTATACTCTTATCTACACTTAAACAAAAGTTATGGGCCAGAGCTAAATGGGCCTCAGATCTAGATATTTCGAATCGACACTTCTCCCGTTTTAAAACTCGCAAACTGCCACCACACAACTCCGATCTCAACCTTCGCtgtacagaaaaaaaaaaaccaaatcaaaGGAGAGAAATCCCCGACCCGGAATCCGACCCGAAAACCCGGACGTTACGTTTCACAATGGGCAAGGACGGCTTGAGCGACGAGCAGGTCTCCTCAATGAAGGAAGCCTTCACGCTCTTCGACACCGACGGCGACGGCAAAATCGCCCCCTCCGAGCTCGGGATCCTGATGCGATCCCTCGGCGGGAACCCGACCCAAGCCCAGCTGAAATCCATCACCGCCTCCGAGAGCCTCACCTCCCCCTTCGATTTCAGCCGTTTCCTCGATCTGATGGCGAAGCATTTGAAGACGGAGCCGTTCGATCGCCAGCTCAGGGATGCGTTCAAGGTGCTCGACAAGGAAGGGAGTGGGTTTGTTGCCGTGGCGGATCTGAGGCATATATTGACGAGTATCGGGGAGAAGCTGGAGGGGAGTGAGTTTGATGAGTGGATCAAGGAGGTGGATGTGGGATCTGATGGGAAGATTAGGTATGAGGACTTTATTGC
The sequence above is drawn from the Brassica napus cultivar Da-Ae chromosome A8, Da-Ae, whole genome shotgun sequence genome and encodes:
- the LOC106382396 gene encoding probable calcium-binding protein CML13, whose product is MGKDGLSDEQVSSMKEAFTLFDTDGDGKIAPSELGILMRSLGGNPTQAQLKSITASESLTSPFDFSRFLDLMAKHLKTEPFDRQLRDAFKVLDKEGSGFVAVADLRHILTSIGEKLEGSEFDEWIKEVDVGSDGKIRYEDFIARMVAK